One segment of Erigeron canadensis isolate Cc75 chromosome 2, C_canadensis_v1, whole genome shotgun sequence DNA contains the following:
- the LOC122586405 gene encoding valine N-monooxygenase 1-like — translation MTIQPSIIMGIILFLLFIKLVKKKNSTQLPPGPTPLPFIGSMIQLHQNKPIFRWIHKLMDDYNSPIICLRLGPSTHVIAVSCPTIACEFLKTQDEVFASRPDAISAYLISNNYRTTVLSPIGEQWRMMKVIVSENMLSSWAHKWFQPKRDEEANHLLCYISNQIQKGTLVNIRIASQHFCANVIKKLIFGKRFFGEGHEDGGPGVEDIEHISALFTMLRYLYGFSTSDIFPWLRWRIDFDGHVKIMRDAIKIVQKYHDPLIDERIQAWKNGARNEVKDLLDKLITLENPKLTPEEIKAQILELMLATIDNPSNAVEWVMAEMIKEPLILKRAVEEIDNVVGCNRLVEELDVPQLNYIKACIKESFRLHPYTPFNVPRLALKDTIVAGYFIPKGSYVLISRLGLGRNPNVWNNPMRFDPDRHLGKNGKQVALSDHELRLLSFSTGKRGCPGMILGTTITTMLLARMIQGFSWETPQNEQQVNSLIENHDNILLAKPLVLVAEPRLPQHIYPTI, via the exons ATGACCATTCAACCCTCCATTATCATGGGCATTATCTTATTTCTCTTGTTCATAAAgcttgttaaaaagaaaaattccaCTCAACTGCCACCTGGCCCAACCCCTCTTCCATTTATTGGTTCCATGATCCAGTTACATCAAAACAAACCCATCTTCCGATGGATTCACAAGCTCATGGACGACTACAACTCCCCGATCATTTGCCTTCGTCTAGGTCCATCAACCCATGTCATTGCAGTATCTTGCCCAACAATTGCATGTGAGTTTCTCAAAACACAAGATGAAGTATTTGCTTCAAGGCCAGACGCGATATCAGCTTATTTGATAAGTAACAACTATCGTACAACCGTCCTGTCTCCTATAGGAGAACAGTGGAGAATGATGAAAGTAATCGTGAGTGAAAACATGCTCTCATCGTGGGCTCACAAATGGTTCCAACCAAAACGAGATGAAGAAGCTAATCACTTGCTTTGTTACATAAGCAATCAAATTCAAAAAGGTACACTCGTTAATATTCGAATTGCAAGCCAACATTTTTGTGCAAATGTGATCAAGAAGTTGATATTTGGGAAGAGATTCTTCGGGGAAGGCCATGAAGATGGAGGACCAGGTGTCGAAGATATCGAACATATCTCCGCTCTTTTCACCATGCTAAGGTATCTTTATGGGTTTTCCACATCTGATATTTTCCCATGGTTAAGATGGAGAATAGATTTTGACGGCCATGTAAAGATCATGAGGGACGCCATTAAAATTGTTCAAAAGTATCATGATCCTTTGATCGACGAACGAATTCAAGCATGGAAAAATGGAGCTAGAAATGAAGTGAAAGATCTACTTGATAAACTAATAACACTTGAAAATCCAAAACTTACACCTGAGGAGATTAAAGCCCAAATTCTT GAGCTTATGCTTGCCACAATCGATAACCCCTCTAATGCAGTAGAATGGGTAATGGCAGAGATGATCAAAGAACCTTTGATCCTAAAACGAGCGGTTGAGGAGATTGACAATGTTGTTGGTTGCAATAGGCTTGTTGAAGAGTTAGATGTTCCACAACTTAATTACATAAAAGCATGTATCAAGGAGTCATTCAGGCTACATCCTTACACACCCTTCAACGTTCCACGTCTCGCACTCAAGGATACTATTGTGGCTGGTTACTTCATACCCAAGGGTAGCTATGTGCTAATTAGTAGACTTGGACTGGGAAGGAATCCTAATGTGTGGAACAATCCAATGAGGTTTGATCCAGATCGACATCTAGGGAAGAATGGAAAACAAGTGGCTCTTTCTGATCATGAGTTGAGGTTACTTTCATTTAGCACAGGGAAACGTGGTTGTCCGGGAATGATTTTGGGAACGACCATCACCACAATGTTGTTAGCTAGAATGATTCAAGGATTTTCATGGGAGACACCACAAAATGAGCAACAGGTTAATAGCCTTATTGAAAATCATGATAATATTCTCTTGGCTAAACCACTTGTACTTGTTGCTGAGCCTCGACTCCCACAACATATCTACCCAACAATCTGA
- the LOC122589784 gene encoding 2-oxoglutarate-dependent dioxygenase DAO-like, producing the protein MGANTIINDDASIPVIDLQDFPNQSSKLLAACEEWGCFRLVNFNEILPKTLMLEMQAVARSICELPEEIKRRNIDHEVPEDGYAAPTPKHPLYEAIGMQDLTSTRGVDLFCSQLDATPQQRETIRKYAEALDQVAREIVKKMGESLGAKSENLEFENWKCKSRINKYHFTPQSFGSLGGPVHTDSGILTLVHDDEEGVGGMEAMSPSGDFVPFDPWPGTLSILIADMATVWSNGRFRNVRHRIVSKDGKSRVSVTSFVTGLAEILEPLPDLVDDHHPRLFLPIDCQGYRKLRYSKNLHDGEALALLKPDHIQT; encoded by the exons ATGGGTGCCAACACTATTATTAACGATGATGCAAGTATTCCGGTGATCGATCTGCAGGATTTCCCAAACCAATCATCGAAATTGTTAGCTGCGTGTGAAGAATGGGGCTGTTTTAGGCTGGTCAACTTCAATGAAATACTTCCCAAGACACTGATGCTGGAGATGCAGGCGGTGGCCCGGTCAATTTGTGAGTTGCCGGAGGAGATCAAGCGCCGGAACATCGACCACGAAGTCCCTGAAGATGGATATGCTGCTCCGACGCCCAAACACCCATTGTACGAGGCGATAGGAATGCAGGACTTAACGTCAACTCGTGGTGTTGACCTTTTTTGCTCTCAATTGGATGCCACGCCTCAGCAAAG AGAGACGATTAGAAAATATGCTGAAGCTTTAGATCAGGTTGCTAGGGAGATCGTAAAGAAAATGGGTGAAAGCTTAGGGGCGAAAAGTGAAAACCTAGAATTCGAGAATTGGAAATGCAAAAGCAGGATAAACAAATACCATTTCACCCCTCAAAGTTTTGGAAGCTTGGGTGGGCCGGTGCACACAGACTCTGGTATCCTCACCCTCGTCCATGATGATGAGGAAGGCGTTGGTGGTATGGAAGCTATGAGCCCCTCTGGCGACTTCGTCCCCTTCGATCCATGGCCCGGCACCCTTTCTATTCTCATTGCTGACATGGCAACg GTGTGGAGCAATGGAAGATTTCGCAATGTTAGGCACAGGATTGTAAGCAAAGATGGAAAGTCACGGGTGTCGGTTACATCGTTCGTTACAGGACTAGCTGAGATACTTGAACCGTTACCAGACCTTGTGGACGATCATCACCCTCGCTTGTTCCTCCCTATCGATTGTCAAGGCTACAGGAAACTGAGGTACTCAAAGAATTTGCACGATGGTGAAGCTCTTGCGCTCTTGAAACCCGACCACATTCAAACTTGA